Proteins from a genomic interval of Dunckerocampus dactyliophorus isolate RoL2022-P2 chromosome 5, RoL_Ddac_1.1, whole genome shotgun sequence:
- the cfap161 gene encoding cilia- and flagella-associated protein 161 isoform X2, with protein MASNSYFKTYRTNVKIGNWKEEQHLEEDVRMEFLSKRERGELAAQKVDFLKHHILRPVKLSVTMDGGLHIGDVVMLVNIGEQGECCALSINAYVENMVKIPSPGIIAPCGISAGRSIQPCVRTAFIITSVDGTPEGSTLHYEQSFALKTTSGFARGLYLTSDVLSFRKSAQRSRLQEVNVDESNSFLSWWKIVHFDPQERLEHEGLPVPANFNVVILHCKTNRALAVLEHHVLGTTYGNEYEVTAHTFLDAHKAEKSNNHWILCTSDPGGEGLVLLNRLQSEADRMASTQENTDSPTEYITCSVCNYREDR; from the exons ATGGCCTCCAACAGCTACTTTAAAACCTACCGCACCAACGTGAAAATTGGCAACTGGAAAGAGGAACAGCACTTGGAAGAG GATGTGCGAATGGAATTCCTGAGTAAAAGAGAAAGGGGAGAGCTCGCTGCTCAGAAAGTTGACTTCCTCAAGCACCACATCTTGAGACCG GTGAAACTGAGCGTCACCATGGATGGGGGGTTACACATCGGGGATGTTGTGATGCTAGTGAACATAGGCGAACAGGGCGAGTGTTGTGCTTTAAGCATCAACGCATACGTTGAGAACATGGTGAAGATTCCTTCTCCTGGCATTATTGCTCCATGTGGAATTAGTGCTGGGAGAAGCATTCAACCCTGTGTGCGTACTGCTTTCATCATTaccag TGTGGACGGCACTCCTGAAGGATCCACTCTgcactacgagcaaagttttgcCCTGAAAACAACAAGTGGCTTTGCCCGGGGC CTTTACCTGACAAGTGACGTGCTGAGTTTccgaaag TCTGCACAGAGGTCTCGTCTCCAGGAAGTAAATGTGGACGAAAGCAATTCCTTTCTCTCCTGGTGGAAGATAGTGCACTTTGATCCCCAGGAAAGACTTGAACACGAGGGTCTGCCTGTACCT GCTAACTTCAACGTGGTCATCCTCCACTGCAAGACCAACCGGGCTCTGGCTGTTTTGGAACATCACGTTCTTGG GACCACATATGGCAATGAATATGAGGTGACTGCGCATACCTTTTTGGACGCCCATAAAGCTGAAAAGTCCAACAACCACTGGATACTGTGCACCTCTGACCCGGGAGGCGAAGGACTTGTGCTTCTTAATCGCCTGCAGTCAGAGGCGGACAGAATGGCGTCAACACAAGAAAACACTGACAGTCCGACAGAGTACATCACATGCAGTGTATGTAATTATCGAGAAGACAGATAA
- the cfap161 gene encoding cilia- and flagella-associated protein 161 isoform X3, producing the protein MEFLSKRERGELAAQKVDFLKHHILRPVKLSVTMDGGLHIGDVVMLVNIGEQGECCALSINAYVENMVKIPSPGIIAPCGISAGRSIQPCVRTAFIITSVDGTPEGSTLHYEQSFALKTTSGFARGLYLTSDVLSFRKSAQRSRLQEVNVDESNSFLSWWKIVHFDPQERLEHEGLPVPANFNVVILHCKTNRALAVLEHHVLGTTYGNEYEVTAHTFLDAHKAEKSNNHWILCTSDPGGEGLVLLNRLQSEADRMASTQENTDSPTEYITCSVCNYREDR; encoded by the exons ATGGAATTCCTGAGTAAAAGAGAAAGGGGAGAGCTCGCTGCTCAGAAAGTTGACTTCCTCAAGCACCACATCTTGAGACCG GTGAAACTGAGCGTCACCATGGATGGGGGGTTACACATCGGGGATGTTGTGATGCTAGTGAACATAGGCGAACAGGGCGAGTGTTGTGCTTTAAGCATCAACGCATACGTTGAGAACATGGTGAAGATTCCTTCTCCTGGCATTATTGCTCCATGTGGAATTAGTGCTGGGAGAAGCATTCAACCCTGTGTGCGTACTGCTTTCATCATTaccag TGTGGACGGCACTCCTGAAGGATCCACTCTgcactacgagcaaagttttgcCCTGAAAACAACAAGTGGCTTTGCCCGGGGC CTTTACCTGACAAGTGACGTGCTGAGTTTccgaaag TCTGCACAGAGGTCTCGTCTCCAGGAAGTAAATGTGGACGAAAGCAATTCCTTTCTCTCCTGGTGGAAGATAGTGCACTTTGATCCCCAGGAAAGACTTGAACACGAGGGTCTGCCTGTACCT GCTAACTTCAACGTGGTCATCCTCCACTGCAAGACCAACCGGGCTCTGGCTGTTTTGGAACATCACGTTCTTGG GACCACATATGGCAATGAATATGAGGTGACTGCGCATACCTTTTTGGACGCCCATAAAGCTGAAAAGTCCAACAACCACTGGATACTGTGCACCTCTGACCCGGGAGGCGAAGGACTTGTGCTTCTTAATCGCCTGCAGTCAGAGGCGGACAGAATGGCGTCAACACAAGAAAACACTGACAGTCCGACAGAGTACATCACATGCAGTGTATGTAATTATCGAGAAGACAGATAA
- the cfap161 gene encoding cilia- and flagella-associated protein 161 isoform X1 has protein sequence MSSSHGSAGVLQQMTVRGQQSSTIAHDTQEVNKCTATDVKRWRVPDVRMEFLSKRERGELAAQKVDFLKHHILRPVKLSVTMDGGLHIGDVVMLVNIGEQGECCALSINAYVENMVKIPSPGIIAPCGISAGRSIQPCVRTAFIITSVDGTPEGSTLHYEQSFALKTTSGFARGLYLTSDVLSFRKSAQRSRLQEVNVDESNSFLSWWKIVHFDPQERLEHEGLPVPANFNVVILHCKTNRALAVLEHHVLGTTYGNEYEVTAHTFLDAHKAEKSNNHWILCTSDPGGEGLVLLNRLQSEADRMASTQENTDSPTEYITCSVCNYREDR, from the exons ATGAGCTCCTCCCACGGGTCggcaggtgtgctgcaacaaatgacagttagagggcagcagagcagcaccataGCTCatgacacacaggaagtgaataaatgtacagcaacagatGTGAAACGATGGAGAGTACCG GATGTGCGAATGGAATTCCTGAGTAAAAGAGAAAGGGGAGAGCTCGCTGCTCAGAAAGTTGACTTCCTCAAGCACCACATCTTGAGACCG GTGAAACTGAGCGTCACCATGGATGGGGGGTTACACATCGGGGATGTTGTGATGCTAGTGAACATAGGCGAACAGGGCGAGTGTTGTGCTTTAAGCATCAACGCATACGTTGAGAACATGGTGAAGATTCCTTCTCCTGGCATTATTGCTCCATGTGGAATTAGTGCTGGGAGAAGCATTCAACCCTGTGTGCGTACTGCTTTCATCATTaccag TGTGGACGGCACTCCTGAAGGATCCACTCTgcactacgagcaaagttttgcCCTGAAAACAACAAGTGGCTTTGCCCGGGGC CTTTACCTGACAAGTGACGTGCTGAGTTTccgaaag TCTGCACAGAGGTCTCGTCTCCAGGAAGTAAATGTGGACGAAAGCAATTCCTTTCTCTCCTGGTGGAAGATAGTGCACTTTGATCCCCAGGAAAGACTTGAACACGAGGGTCTGCCTGTACCT GCTAACTTCAACGTGGTCATCCTCCACTGCAAGACCAACCGGGCTCTGGCTGTTTTGGAACATCACGTTCTTGG GACCACATATGGCAATGAATATGAGGTGACTGCGCATACCTTTTTGGACGCCCATAAAGCTGAAAAGTCCAACAACCACTGGATACTGTGCACCTCTGACCCGGGAGGCGAAGGACTTGTGCTTCTTAATCGCCTGCAGTCAGAGGCGGACAGAATGGCGTCAACACAAGAAAACACTGACAGTCCGACAGAGTACATCACATGCAGTGTATGTAATTATCGAGAAGACAGATAA